A stretch of the Nothobranchius furzeri strain GRZ-AD chromosome 5, NfurGRZ-RIMD1, whole genome shotgun sequence genome encodes the following:
- the LOC129154841 gene encoding uncharacterized protein translates to MAASNKSSVSNTRSNVTSASSVSAARARAKAEAAKVRASCASQEAKLKLEKAAREAERLTREAQNQLEATRIDTELEVLTLNREADAAVAEAQVLEDVAEMHGNVENVKSESEERLRLQRISDYVHSQDHNQSPFEPVSVQPESQNSFRTWLPPASLAEFQYSKSKPNPEMGDGTHPPSKNLSELTRAESKTEIERTDPRTYTGAQSQTPRKMLPVNVSQPPDPLAQYMARRDLVASGLYQFDDKPENYRAWRSSFINAVAEVQLTETQELDLMTKWLGKESGQQIRCIRSVYVNNASLSLHKAWERLNDCYGAPEIIEQSLFQRLDSFPKITAKDHVRLRELGDLLTEIQGAKEDGFLTGLTYLDTSRGIGPIVDKLPYGLQEKWVSSGSGFKEENNGRFPPFSYFCDFVCHEAKKRNDPSFIRQGNDANSTKPERLPVKSFNTTKSITVHKTDVSTFNNDPSQNCPLHNKPHPLKKCRTFRNKPIEDRKAFLKQKGVCFKCCSSTSHVAKDCNSSVKCLVCESIHHDTAMHPGSQPQFTKAPPPPQENGGEREDHSGVADVTTSCTEVCGPGQWGRSCSKICLAKVYPKRSKQKAIKAYVILDDQSNRSLARPEFFELFGVENKPLLYHLRTCSGIIETYGRKAEGFQIESLDGKVLIPLPALLECSEIPNSRAEIPTPGAALHQPHLHHIAKYIPDMDPEAEILLLLGRDVLRSHKVRQQVNGPHNAPFAQRLDLGWVVIGEVCLGNVHKPTVDTFKTHVLDSGRHSIFQPCASVMHVKETQPSFSKPNKTTERLLGHTVFNQTEHDNKPAPSIEDILFLEIMDRNVYRDDTGSWVAPLPFKEPRRRLPNNKEHAVKRFESLQCQFRRKPEMQKQYVVFMERIIANGHAEVAPPLREDEECWFLPSFGVYHPQKPNQIWVVFDSSAQYCGVSLNDVLLTGPDLNNSLLGVLLRFRKERVAILADIQQMFHCFLVHGNHRNFLQFLWHEDNDPKKAVIDYRMKVHVFGNSPSPAVAIYGLRRAIAEGAEKYGTDTVKFVERHFYVDDGLVSLPSEVEAINLLQRTQASLAESNLRLHKFVSNGPAVTGAFPPEDCVPLIKDLDLSGETPPMQRSLGLLWEIGLDTFTFSASTIIKPFT, encoded by the coding sequence ATGGCAGCCAGCAACAAGTCATCGGTGTCAAATACCAGGAGCAACGTGACATCAGCATCATCAGTGAGTGCAGCCCGTGCCAGAGCTAAAGCAGAAGCTGCTAAGGTACGAGCATCGTGTGCTAGTCAGGAGGCTAAATTAAAGCTGGAAAAGGCTGCTAGAGAAGCAGAACGGCTAACTAGAGAAGCTCAAAATCAGTTGGAAGCCACTAGAATTGATACAGAGCTGGAAGTGCTGACATTAAATCGTGAAGCAGACGCAGCTGTCGCTGAAGCACAAGTGTTGGAAGATGTAGCAGAAATGCATGGAAATGTGGAAAATGTGAAATCCGAGTCAGAAGAGAGGCTTAGATTGCAACGCATCAGTGACTATGTTCACTCTCAAGATCACAACCAGTCTCCCTTTGAACCGGTATCTGTCCAACCTGAATCGCAAAACAGTTTCAGAACATGGCTTCCACCTGCAAGCTTAGCAGAATTCCAGTATAGCAAGAGCAAGCCTAATCCTGAAATGGGTGATGGGACACATCCACCTTCAAAAAACCTGTCTGAACTGACCAGAGCTGAGTCAAAGACTGAAATCGAAAGGACAGACCCTCGCACATATACAGGTGCTCAGTCACAAACACCCAGGAAAATGCTTCCAGTGAACGTGTCACAACCACCAGACCCTCTGGCACAGTATATGGCGCGACGTGATCTTGTTGCCTCAGGACTGTACCAATTTGACGATAAGCCAGAGAATTATCGTGCATGGCGGTCCTCATTCATTAATGCTGTGGCTGAAGTCCAACTTACAGAAACACAAGAATTAGACCTCATGACCAAATGGTTAGGGAAAGAGTCTGGCCAACAAATAAGGTGCATACGTTCAGTGTACGTGAACAATGCAAGTTTGTCTCTCCACAAGGCATGGGAGAGGTTGAATGACTGCTATGGTGCCCCTGAGATAATTGAGCAGTCATTGTTCCAGAGACTCGACAGTTTTCCAAAAATTACGGCCAAGGATCACGTCAGATTACGTGAACTTGGAGATTTGCTCACGGAGATACAAGGCGCCAAGGAGGATGGATTTCTCACCGGGCTGACGTATCTAGACACCTCAAGAGGTATTGGACCCATAGTAGACAAGCTTCCATATGGGCTCCAAGAGAAGTGGGTGTCATCTGGGTCGGGTTTCAAAGAGGAGAACAACGGTCGCTTCCCTCCATTTAGTTACTTTTGTGACTTTGTGTGTCATGAGGCAAAGAAACGAAATGACCCTAGCTTTATTCGGCAAGGCAACGATGCAAACTCCACGAAACCCGAAAGATTACCAGTAAAGAGCTTTAACACCACCAAGTCTATCACAGTCCACAAAACAGATGTTTCTACATTCAACAACGACCCTAGTCAGAACTGCCCGCTGCACAATAAACCTCATCCGCTTAAAAAATGTAGGACATTTAGAAACAAGCCCATTGAGGATAGGAAGGCCTTTCTAAAACAGAAAGGAGTATGCTTCAAGTGTTGTTCTTCAACTTCACATGTTGCTAAAGACTGCAACTCTTCCGTGAAATGCTTAGTTTGTGAAAGTATCCATCATGATACAGCCATGCACCCTGGCTCACAACCTCAATTTACTAAAGCTCCTCCACCGCCACAGGAGAACGGCGGGGAGAGAGAAGATCATTCTGGTGTGGCCGATGTTACAACCAGCTGTACAGAGGTTTGTGGCCCTGGCCAGTGGGGTCGTTCTTGTTCTAAGATCTGCCTTGCAAAGGTCTACCCCAAACGTTCAAAACAGAAAGCAATTAAAGCTTATGTAATCCTGGATGACCAGAGCAATCGCTCTTTAGCCAGGCCAGAGTTCTTTGAGCTGTTTGGTGTTGAGAACAAACCACTCTTATACCATCTCAGAACATGCTCCGGCATCATCGAAACTTACGGCAGGAAGGCAGAAGGGTTCCAGATAGAGTCATTGGATGGCAAAGTTCTCATACCTCTTCCAGCACTCCTCGAGTGTTCTGAAATTCCCAACAGCAGAGCTGAAATCCCAACACCAGGTGCAGCTTTGCATCAGCCACATCTCCACCATATAGCCAAGTACATTCCCGATATGGACCCAGAAGCAGAGATACTCCTGCTCCTCGGAAGAGATGTGCTCAGATCACACAAGGTCAGGCAGCAAGTTAATGGGCCACATAACGCTCCCTTTGCACAACGCCTCGATCTGGGCTGggtggtgataggggaggtgtgtCTAGGTAACGTGCATAAGCCAACGGTTGACACATTCAAGACCCATGTGCTAGACAGTGGTCGCCATTCCATATTTCAGCCCTGTGCGAGTGTCATGCATGTCAAAGAAACACAACCAAGCTTCAGCAAGCCCAACAAAACAACAGAGAGGTTGCTAGGGCACACAGTGTTTAACCAAACTGAACATGATAACAAACCTGCCCCATCAATAGAAGATATTCTCTTCCTAGAGATCATGGACAGAAATGTCTACAGAGATGACACCGGCAGTTGGGTGGCTCCATTGCCGTTCAAGGAGCCACGGCGACGTTTGCCGAATAATAAAGAACATGCGGTTAAGAGGTTTGAATCCTTGCAATGCCAATTCAGGAGGAAACCTGAGATGCAGAAACAATATGTGGTATTCATGGAGAGGATCATTGCCAATGGTCATGCAGAGGTGGCACCACCTTTGAGGGAAGATGAAGAGTGCTGGTTTCTTCCATCATTTGGGGTATACCACCCACAAAAGCCCAACCAAATCTGGGTGGTTTTCGATTCCAGCGCTCAGTACTGTGGGGTCTCACTCAACGATGTGCTTCTGACTGGACCCGACCTCAACAATTCTCTCTTGGGTGTCCTTCTACGCTTCCGAAAAGAGAGAGTAGCAATCCTCGCTGACATTCAACAAATGTTTCACTGTTTTCTGGTTCATGGAAATCACCGCAACTTCCTCCAGTTTTTGTGGCATGAGGACAACGACCCCAAAAAGGCAGTTATCGACTACCGAATGAAGGTCCACGTTTTCGGCAACTCACCATCCCCAGCTGTGGCTATCTATGGTCTGCGAAGAGCCATTGCTGAAGGTGCAGAGAAGTATGGTACTGACACGGTGAAGTTTGTGGAAAGGCACTTTTATGTTGATGATGGCTTGGTGTCTCtcccatctgaagtggaagctatCAACCTTCTCCAACGAACTCAGGCTTCACTTGCTGAATCAAACCTGCGCTTGCACAAGTTTGTGTCAAACGGTCCAGCAGTCACTGGAGCTTTCCCACCAGAAGATTGTGTCCCACTCATCAAAGATCTGGATTTGAGTGGCGAGACACCACCTATGCAGCGCAGCTTGGGCTTGCTGTGGGAGATTGGATTAGATACATTCACATTCTCTGCATCAACTATTATCAAACCTTTCACCTGA